The genomic segment TCAGTTTCCGCTGCATAAGCTCTGTGCTGTCCGAAAACTGTTCCTTTTGTTTTCTTTTCTTCTAATACCCAGTTCATTAACTGTTCAAAGGGCATACAGGTCATGACTTCACTCATAATCCGATCCTCCATTATTTCATACGGTATGGCTTCTCTCCATCCGTTCTATATTTTGTTTACATTTATTTTTGCCAGGCAGAAAACTTATCTTCTTTACAATTCTTTACAGATTAACCATTAATATCATCTGCAAGTTCTTTTGCAGCCTGACGGCAGTCTGCCATAACTTTTGCCTCGTCGCATACAAGGACTTCGCGGTCTTTCATCAGGACTTTACCGTTACATACAGTAGTCTGGACCATGCTTCCGTTTACACCGAACATCAGATGTCCGTTAATGTTGCTTTCATTCATTGGTGTCAGCGGATCATAATCGATCACGATCACGTCTGCTGCCGCACCCTCTTTCAGGACACCGAGCTGTTTCTTAAAGTATCTGTTTGCAATCTTTGCATTTCCTTCAAAAAGCATCTGTGGAACTTCTCCCCAGGCTGCGTTCGGGTCGCAGAGGCTGTGTTTGTGTAAAACATTTGCAACCTTCCAGGATTCCATCATATCATGAGTATATCCGTCTGTACCAAGACCTGTGAGGATTCCCTTCTGTACCATTCTCATGGTCGGAGGACATCCACAGGCATTACCCATGTTAGATTCCGGGTTATGTACAACCATGGTATCTGTATCTTTGATCAGATCCATCTCATGTTCATTCACATAGATACAATGACCGAGCAAAGTCTTCGGTCCAAGGATGTTCCAGTCATGAAGACGGTCAACAATACGTTTGCCATGCTCTTTCAGACACTGATGGAGATCGTAAATGCCTTCTGCTACATGGATGTGATATCCAACACCTTCCGGCTTCAGTTCATTGCAGAGAGCCATTGTCTCATCAGAGATTGTAAAGGATGCATGCATACCCATCATTCCGGCGATCATATCACTGTCGTCTGCAAGTGCATGCTTGATAAAATTCACGTTCTCCATTACAGATTCTCTGGATTTCTCCATTCCGTCACGGTCAGAAATCTCATAGCAGAGGCAGGTACGCACACCTAAATCCTTCGCAGCTTCCTCGATCGCATTGAGGGAACCTGTAATATGGCCAAAGCTTGCATGGTGGTCAAACACTGTGGTTACACCATTCTTGATAGAATCAATGTATGTAGCATATGCAGAAAGCTTTGTCTGCTCCAGTGTCAGATGACGGTCAACTGTCCACCATAAGCCATCCAGAATATCCAGAAATCCCTGAGGATTATATCCGTTAATGCTTAAGCCTCTTGCAAAGGAGCTGTAGATATGCTCATGGGCATTAATAAATGCCGGCATGATAACCCCACCCTTCGCATCAACAAATTCAGCATCCGGATAAACTTTCTTTACCTCTTCAGTTACCCCCACCATTACTATGGTGTTACCATCCATTGCTACAGCACCATTCTCCAGGAATGGGTTGGATGCGTCCTGTGTGATCATTCTTCCATTACCAATTACCAGCATATAGTTCCTCCTTTTACTTGTTAAAAACTACCAATTCGCTACTGCTTTTTACCTTTTGTTTAGGAATTATGTACTAATACTGTAACATACTTCTCCGGATAATGCAAGTAGAATTTACAAAAACTTTTTGGTTTTTCAAATTTTTTTTAGGCTTTATACTATCTCCGGTGAACAGATAAAAAAAGAACGGGGCAGTCATTGATGACAATGAACAACCTCGTTCTTTTTTTGATTTTCCTGTTTTCTGATGAAGCTGATTTTATGACAAATTTTCAGGTTTGTCAACAATTTTTGTAAGATAGGAGAGTTATCCTTCCATAATCGCAGAATTAACCCTGAGCTGTTTTCGTCCATTCTTCCAGAGATTCTCATCCAGCTCCACCTCATAGCCGCCGCCATTTCTCACATGCCACTCATAAAATGGTTTCTGTATATCTGCATACTCTTCCATGATATTCATGATCGTACCGCCATGGATGACAAGTGCCGCCTCTGCCACATGGCTGCGGATACATCCGGACACAACCCTGTCAAATCCTCTCAGGTTTCTGCTTTTAAACCCTTCCCTGCTTTCTCCTCCCGGAAAAGGCAGAGTACCGTTGCTGTCAATCCATTCCTGATAGTGCGGATTACCTTCCAGCTCTTTATAGTTCTTATTTTCAAATTCTCCGAAATCGCATTCTGCCAGTTCTTCAATAATATGTACCGGCTCTCCCGGAAAAAGGATCTCTGCTGTCTGCACGCAGCGTTTCAGAGGACTTACATAAACCGCCTGAACCTTTGGATAATCCATCTTATGCAGAAACTCTGTTCCCTCCTGACATAACGGCTCATCCGTTGTGCCGATATATCTGGAAAGTTTATTCCCTTCTGTTTTTCCATGTCTGATCAGCCATAATTTAATCATCTTTGATCACCGTTCCAATCCCGCAGATCACGCGCGTCACCTTATGGCTGTATGCTGCCAGCTTCGTACATACACGCCCTACAGCCTCTCTGTATTTTCTGTCAAAAGCATCCACAGGTACAACCCCGTACCCTACTTCCTGAGAGACAAGGACAATATCCGGATTCTTACAGATGATTTTTTCCGCAAGATCTGACACATCCTTTCCATTCTCCAGTTCACTGCGGATATACTGCTGAAAACCAATCACACCCTGAGCATTCATCAGTTCCTCCTCTGTGACAGAACCGCCGTCACTCCACCTTAACTGTGGATACTGTTTCCTGGCATATTCAGTCTTTCCCTGATATGCACCGCCGATTATCATTTCCATACTCTTCTCCTCAAAAATTAGAAACCACCGCCAGGATCAATGCCATCCCAACTTCACAGATACAAAGAAAGAATCCCGAAATATCCCCGGTTGTCCCGCCAAAGTACTTCATCGCAATATGATGATAATACCAGAAAATCAACAAAGCTCCCACAAAAGCCAGACTTCCCCATACAGGCCGGATCAAGATCATTCCCGCAGCCAGAAGCACCAGATAGACGATCAGCACATTTCTCGAGAGCACATCTGAAGAATTTCTGGAAAACTCAGCAACTGTACCGTCTGCCTTTGCTTTCGGAAAGGTAATAACTCCGATTCCTGACAGACATCTGGAAACCATAAATCCAAGGCTCAGAATTCCGATCGCCCTCATATTCTCTGCACTGTTAAACAACTGACTGTACGCGCCGTACCAGGCAATGAAATATACCGCCGCAGTAATAACGGCAAAAGCACCTGCATGGGAATCCTTAAGAATCTCCAGCCTTCTGCTTCTCTCCTGCCAGGAACTCAGGGCATCCGAAGTATCCAAAAGACCATCCACATGGATCCCGCCTGTCACAAATACAGGTACCAGCACCAACACTGCTGTCACGAATCCAGGCTGATACCCAAACCGAAGTCCCAGATACGCCACCAGCATAGTCAGCCCGCCGATCACAGTTCCGATAAACGGAAAAAAACAGAACATATACTTCATGTTTTCCTTTGTCCAGTCAGCGCGTGGCATGGGAATCTTAGAAAACATGGCAAATGCCACCTTAAAATTATTCCATAAAGATTTCATTGATCAATTCCTCTTTTTCATAGTATGGCAATCCTGTCAAATAGATTATTTGCAAAGATTGCTGCAGGTATCTGTGGATTTGTGAAAGACTGGTATCCCATATATAACTTCCACCACTTCATCAGCTCTCTGCGCAGCAGCCTGATTGATTTTTCCCAGATATTCCAGATAAGAATCCATATCTCCATCAAACACAACCGCATCTGAAAAAATCTCATTTGTAACGATTACCACATGAGCAGCCTGTTCCAGCAGATTCTCAATCCCTTTTGTAACTTCCGAAACTGTCCGGTCATGGGCTCCCTGCTCTTCAAACATTTCATTTGCCACCAGATTCGACATACATTCCAGAAGCACCACACATCCGGCAGGCAGTTTCACATTTTTAAGCCCTGTATAGCACTCAACTGTCTCGAAACCTTTTCCTGCACGCATCTTTTGGTGTCTCTCGATCCTTTTATGGCTCTCTTCATCAAAAGGGTGCATGGTCGCTATATAAATCCTCTGTGCATCTCCGAAAGAAAGCACCCTGTCTTCCGCAAAAGCGGATTTTCCGCTCCCGCTTCCCCCTGTCACAAGCGTCAGCATTATTTCAACTCCTCATACTGTTCCACGTGGATATCGTCAAAAGTACTCATAGAATGATAAACCGCTGCTGCCAGATCAAGGATCGGGAATAAAGCTACTGCTCCGGTTCCCTCGCCCAGACACATATCCGCATGAATGATTGCCTCTTTCCCCATATTCTCAAGGATCAGATGGGCAGCAGGCTCTTTTGATACATGGGATGCAAGAATATAATCCCTCGCAGCCGGGCAGATACGCATGGCAATCAGCGCAGAAACACAGGAAATAAATCCGTCCATGACTACAGGAATACCATAAACCGCACCTCCCAGAAAGACACCTGCCATTCCAGCGATATCAAGACCGCCTACCTTTGCCAGAACATCAATGGCATCCTCAGGATCCGGTTTATTTAATGTAATGGCTTTTTTGATCGCATTGATCTTGCGCACAAGTCCCTCGCTGGTCAGACCTGCGCCGCGCCCTGTCATCTCTTCCACCGGCTGTTTCAATAACACAGAAGCAACTGCACTGCTGGTGGTTGTATTTCCGATTCCCATTTCCCCTGTTGCCAGAATCCGGTAGCCCTTATCATTCAGTTCCCTTACCATGTCAATGCCTGCTTCAAGCCCCTTTACAGCCTGTTCTCTTGTCATGGCAGGACCCTTGGTCATATTCTGTGTACCATAGGCAATTTTATGGTCTGTGCGGACTTTTGTGTCCGTCACCATCCCCATATCCACCGGAAAAATCTCCGCATGGTTCTGCTTACACATCACACCGACAGATGTGTCATATTTCAGAAAATTCTCGGCAACGATGGCAGTAACTTCCTGTCCGGTCTGTGTCACACCCTCTTCTACCACGCCATTATCCGCGCACATGGCGATCAGACCTCTCCTGGAAAGATCCACCTCTGCGTTTCCTGTAATTCCCGCGATCTGGATCAAAAGAGTCTCCAGTTTTCCAAGAGAATGCAGTGGTTTCGCAATACTGTCCCATCTTTTCTGTGCAATTTCCATGGCATTGTGATCTAATGGCTTAATCTTTGCAATAGCTTCTTCCAGAGTCATGAGTTTTCCCTCTCTTTTCCTTCATTATTTTGATTTCCCTGTTGTAAACACAAAAAATTTACTGAATACATAATTCAGTATCAACACAATAAACTGTGTCAGGAATTTCCCGATCATATCATTAAGCCCCATCACTGACACAAGCAGCCATACACCGCCAACCTCTATCACCATAGTGACCAGTCTGGCACTGACAAATTTGCAGAATGGCTGAACATGATCCTTCAATGTCTCGCATTTATCCTGAAAAACATACTTCGAATTTACCACATAGGCAAACAGGATCGCCAGGATGATCGAAATAATATTGGCGATATTCAGCTCCACCTTCAGCTTTCTGAGAATGAAAAAGCTGACCAGATTTACCATAGTGGTACATCCGCCAAAGAAAATATAGCGGATAACGGAACTTTCATACATTTTTCTGATCCATTGCTTCATAAAATATATCCTCTCAGTCCTGTATATTTCCATTCTTAATTACTTTTGAAATAATATATCTCGGTCTGCGCTTTACTTCTTCATAAATCTTGGAAATATAATATCCAATGATCCCAAGACTGATCATCATGGCACTTCCCACCAGAAGCAGCACCATCAGCAGGGTGGTATAACCTTCCACTGCAGAACCTGTAAAATACTGCACAAGCGAATAGACCATAAGGACCAGCGAACAGACAAAACATATCGCTCCTGTGATCGTAACAAACTGCAGCGGAAAAGTAGTAAATGCCACTATATTTGTGAACGCATATTTCACCAAAGACCACGGAGACCACTTGGAAACGCCGGCCTCTCTCTCCTGCACCTCAAATTCCACACTGGTAGTCTTATATCCCACCCAGGAAGAAGTAGCCCGAAAGAACATATTCCTCTCAGGCATAGACAGAATACTGTCCACAGCCTTCCTGTCCATCATCTTAAAATCCGAGGCATCCTTCATATTTACCTTAGTTGCCTTAGACATGATATCATAGAAAAATCCGGCACATTCTTTATGTAAAAAGCCCTCTTTTCCTCTGTCTGCCTTCACACCCTCGATCACTTCATAGCCTTCCTGCCACAGCCTGTACATCTCAAGAAGTGTCTGCGGCGGATGCTGCAGGTCACAGTCCATGACAGCCACCACATCTCCACAGGCCTGCGCCAGTCCTGCGAAAATCGCTGCTTCCTTTCCGAAATTTCTGGAAAAAAGAACGCCTGTCACATTCGCATCCCTCTCTCCTGCCTTCTGAATTTCTTCCCATGTCCGGTCGCCGGAACCATCGTTTACAACCACCAGCTCATAGGGAATCTTCGCTTCTGTAAGAACTTCCGCCAGCACCCGACAGGTTTTCCCAACCATCAGCTCCTCATTATATGCCGGAAGTACCACTGATAATTTACTCATGATGTCATTCCTCATTTTATTTCATTCATTTACAACAGACCAATTTCTCATTCACTGTCTGTTATTCCTATAAATATTTTCTATAATGTCAGGGGCAAAAGGTATTTTGCTCCTAAGCACTTTACAGCTCCTGCAATTCTTATTTCTACTTTATTATACACAAATTTACAGAAATGTCCATTCCAACAATCTGCATACTCCAGTGTGTCAAACACTTCACAGGATAGTAGCACGTATATTACTGTTCTCTTCGTTCTCAGTAACGAGACTCAAATTCATTCCAGACTTTCCTGAAGCAATGGAATTTGGATTACTTTTTCTTCCTGAACACCAACATTACATATATAACCAGCCCCAGAACAGAAAGAAGCATTCCCGCTTTCAGATAAGGTGTGCAATATGTAAGGCGTATCTCATGTGAACCAGGTTCCAGTTCCAGAGCCATAAACATGGTATTCGCCTTCTGAAGCTTCGTTTCTTTCCCGTCCACATAAGCCGTAAATCCCTTACTGTACGGAACAGACAACACAAGAGCTTTCTTTTCGGAAACACTGATATCCCCTGTAATCTCATTCGTTCCCATTTTTACATTCTCGAGAGCTTCTTCACCCAGCTTCACAGTTTTTTCCTCAATCCCCTGCACCGGCTGACTCACAACCCTTAATTTATCATAGGTATAAACACCCGTATTGGCAAAGGTGATCGTCATAGTACGAACCCCTGATCTGGAATATCCCATATTGCAGAGAAAATCATGCCGTCCACTGTAGGCATTATACTTATCCGTAAAAATCTTTATGGTCTTGGTCACATCATTGGAGCTGACTGTCATAGCCGCTTCCTTTGATTCCTTCCAGTATCGCCACCGGCTGTCCTCATCAAGAACCTTATTTTGGTCATACTCAGACATCTTCTTCCACTGACTGTTACCAATCAGTTCTCTTGGTGAAAGACTGTCATAATCCAGATTATCTGCGATCAGGTAATTCTCACTGTCCGTAAGACCATGGAACACAAGCTTCAGCTGCGCCCCTTCCTTCGTCACCCTGATTGCTCCCTTAGACAGAGCACAACCATCCCCTGTCTCCATACGATACTGGATATTCTCATTATCAGCATCAACAGATGCCTCAGGCAGTGTACTCTCCTCAAGCACCACACCGTCCATCAAAGCCTGCTGCTTTTTTACCACATCCATTTTCTCATATTCCGATTCAGGAATATAACTGTCATAAGTATAACCCAGAGGCAGTGCATTCTCATTCTCATAAGCCCTGCACTCACTTTTTCCCTTTCCTGCAGAGCCCTTCTCTTTATTATATCCATAGGAAAGATAGCGGAAATTATCACCACTTATCACAAAATACTTCACAGAAGCCAGCCTGTCCAGAATCGTCCTTCCGTCCAGGTTCTCATAATGCTGCTCCCATGGCGTATTCAGATACATTTCACTGAAAAAATCACTGATACTGCTGTTTGCAAGACTGAAATAATAAGCAGTACTGTTCGTACCCATATACATAGAAGTATTATCATAGGGCAATGCCCCATACTGGTCATAACGATAGACACCTGAATCCCCGGCAGCAAGAACCGCCTTATCCGTATTCGACTCCAGCTTATCCAGCGACTCCTCTTCGGCTGCAAACTCTGACAGATAATCCTTCTCATAAGAATACTGATAAGAAACATTCAACATAATGCTCACCACAAGCAAAGCACTGAGAAGCCCACACATATACTTCCCCTGCAGAAAAATATTTCCAAAAGAAGTAACCGTAAACACAGCCAATACCAGAACCAGCACACCTGCCATATTTCTCTGCGTTCTGGCAGCTTTCGCAAACAGAGCCAGCACACAATACGCCACCGTCATGACAAAAATCTTCTTCTTTTCCCTCACAGTCAGAGTAAACAGCTCAGGATATGCCTTCACGAAAATGTACGCGATCATCATCCCATAAGCCCAGATCCACCTGTTGGACACATAAGAGAAACCATTGAGCACATGCCCTGCAAAAGGCACCAGCAAAAACAGATTCAACAGCCCAAATCCCAATTTTAGATCCAGATACTTCTTCTTCCTGGAAAAAAGCACAAACACACCCGCCATAGCAACAGCAGAATACCCGGCAACCCCCCACTGGATCATATTCTCCCCGATCAGATCACCCAGATACTTCTCATAATAAATTTTATCATATAAAAGAGGCACATAATTCTCAGCCTGAAACCTGTCCGTACCAAAAATCGTCATGACCACCGGAATAAAAATAACCGCCGCGATCATCAAAGCCACCGCATAATAGCCGATAAACTTCACCAGCCATCCCAGAACATCCTTCACACTTCTCTCACTGAAAATCCCAAAATATCGGAAAGCCGCATAAATAAACATAAAAATACAGATCATATAAAAGAAATAGAAATTCGACATAGCCGAAACCGCAGTCGCCCAGATAAACAGCCATGGCTTCTCCCTCTTATAAATCTTATCAATCCCCATCAGAACCAACGGCAGATAAATCATAGGATTGGAAAAATACGGATGCTTCATAGCCGCATAAATCGTCCATCCCGCAAAAATATAGATCAACGTTCCCATAAACGTCGCCTGCTTCGGATTCTTATGATAAAAACAAAAAACACTAAAAGAAATCCCCGCCAGATAAATCCTCAGAAAAATCAGAACCTCATACAAAACCTCCGTCTTATTCTCCGGCACAAACACAGACAACAAAGTCAGCGGATCCCCGATCACATAATAATGCAAAGTTGTAAGAATATCCGAACCATACCCGATATTCATATCCCACATAGGCAATTCCAGCTTATGCTCTACAAAAATCGTATGCAGAACCTCCCTCAGATACCGCCCATAATACGCCAGAGAATTTAAATGCTGTGGAATCCCGTCATGACTCCACACCAAAGACTTCCCATTCCCCGCAAACTGATAATAGATAAAAAAAGAAATAACCCCAAATACAAGCGTATATAATAAGTAGAAATCCTTCTTACTATCCCTGCTCACAAATCTCCTCATAACCGCTCCTTTATATTCTATCATTCTAAACCGAGTTATAAAGTTCTTACTGATTATAGACAAATATCCAATACTTGTCAAATTTATAGCCAACATTATTTCATTGTTTAAGAACGACGAAAGTATTTAAATCAGCCAACAACCAGCCGGGGAATGACAGAACATCTGAGGCGAATCTCGAGGGTTCATGTAATTTCTTAGTATTTGGAAAGCCGCGTTATTCAGAAATTGCTCACTGTTTGAGCGAAGCGAGTTTGAGCAATTTCTGAATGTTTTTAGCGGTTTTTCAAATACTAAGAAATTACATGGTTCCGAGACTGAGCCTCAGATGTTCTGCCATTCCCCGGCGTCCCCTTTTTAAGCAATACATAAAAGGACCGCGATACAAAAAGTACCGCGGCCCACATATATCGTCTGGACACTATAAATAGCTCTATCTATTTATTTTTTAATGATTTATAAACTTGTTTACAGTCGTTCAAAAACCGAAAAGATTATTCAGCACTATGAAGAGCGATCAGCTTCTGCAGATATTCAAATCTAGCCTTAGCCTCAGCCTCATTCTTAGCAAACAGTCTTGCAGCCTTCTCAGGATTCTGACGTTTCAGAGAGTTGTAACGAACCTCACCGTCAAGGAATGCCTGATAATCTTCCATGCTCGGAGCCTTGGAATCAAGAGAGAACTTGTTTCCTTCAGCTGCAGGATTGAATCTGAAGTTATGCCAGTATCCAACCTTAACTGCTAATTCTTCCTCTGTCTGAGCTTTTGCCATACCTTTCTTAATACCATGGTTGATACATGGAGCATAAGCGATGATCAGAGATGGTCCCGGATAAGCCTCAGCCTCTGCAATAGCTTTTACAGTCTGGTTGAAGTCAGCACCCATGGAAATCTGAGCAACGTATACATAGCCATAGCTCATAGCGATGGAAGCCATATCTTTCTTCTTAGTCTCTTTACCGCCTGCAGCGAACTGAGCGATAGCACCTGTAGGTGTAGACTTGGAAGACTGTCCACCTGTGTTAGAATAAACCTCTGTATCGAATACCATAACGTTGATGTCACGTCCACTAGCGAGAACATGGTCAACACCACCGAATCCAATATCGTAAGCCCATCCGTCACCACCGAAGATCCACTGGGATTTCTTAGCCAGGAAATCTTTCTGAGCAAGGATTTCTTTTGCTTTGTCACATCCGCAAGCTTCAAGAGCAGCAACAAGTTTGTCTGTAGCAGCGCCGTTTGTAGCACCTACAGCAAATGTATCCAGCCATTCCTGACCAGCTGCCTTAACGTCTTCGTTTGTTCCGTTAGCAACAACGTCTTCAACTTTTGCTTTTAAGCCATCGCGGATAGCTCTCTGAGCAAGAAGCATACCATAACCAAACTCAGCGTTATCTTCGAACAGAGAGTTGGACCATGCAGGACCCTGTCCCTTAGCGTTTACTGTGTATGGTGTAGATGGTGAGGAGTTACCCCAGATAGAAGAACATCCTGTTGCGTTTGCGATGTACATTCTGTCACCGAACAGCTGAGTGATCAGTTTAGCGTATGGTGTTTCACCACATCCTGCACAAGCTCCAGAGAACTCAAGCAGAGGCTGTTTGAACTGGCTGCCTTTAACAGTTGCTTCTTTAAATTTAGCGATAACATCTTCTTTAACCGGCAGTTTAACTGTGTAGTCAAAGTATTTCTGCTCGTCTGCGCTTGCTTCAAGGTTTTCCATAGCAAGTGCTTTCGCACCCTTCTTACCTGGGCAAACGTTTACACAAGAACCACATCCTGTACAGTCAAGTGCGGATACGGACATTGTGAATTTATATTCTTTCATACCTGTAAGGTCTAATGTCTTCATGCCTTCAGGAGCATTAGCTGCTTCTTCAGCTGTCAGAGCTACAGGACGGATAACTGCGTGCGGGCAGACATAAGCACATCTGTTACACTGGATACAGTTTTCCGGATTCCATACAGGAACGTTAACTGCGATACCACGTTTTTCATATGCAGCAGAACC from the Blautia wexlerae DSM 19850 genome contains:
- the ssnA gene encoding putative aminohydrolase SsnA → MLVIGNGRMITQDASNPFLENGAVAMDGNTIVMVGVTEEVKKVYPDAEFVDAKGGVIMPAFINAHEHIYSSFARGLSINGYNPQGFLDILDGLWWTVDRHLTLEQTKLSAYATYIDSIKNGVTTVFDHHASFGHITGSLNAIEEAAKDLGVRTCLCYEISDRDGMEKSRESVMENVNFIKHALADDSDMIAGMMGMHASFTISDETMALCNELKPEGVGYHIHVAEGIYDLHQCLKEHGKRIVDRLHDWNILGPKTLLGHCIYVNEHEMDLIKDTDTMVVHNPESNMGNACGCPPTMRMVQKGILTGLGTDGYTHDMMESWKVANVLHKHSLCDPNAAWGEVPQMLFEGNAKIANRYFKKQLGVLKEGAAADVIVIDYDPLTPMNESNINGHLMFGVNGSMVQTTVCNGKVLMKDREVLVCDEAKVMADCRQAAKELADDING
- a CDS encoding histidine phosphatase family protein codes for the protein MIKLWLIRHGKTEGNKLSRYIGTTDEPLCQEGTEFLHKMDYPKVQAVYVSPLKRCVQTAEILFPGEPVHIIEELAECDFGEFENKNYKELEGNPHYQEWIDSNGTLPFPGGESREGFKSRNLRGFDRVVSGCIRSHVAEAALVIHGGTIMNIMEEYADIQKPFYEWHVRNGGGYEVELDENLWKNGRKQLRVNSAIMEG
- a CDS encoding bifunctional adenosylcobinamide kinase/adenosylcobinamide-phosphate guanylyltransferase; protein product: MEMIIGGAYQGKTEYARKQYPQLRWSDGGSVTEEELMNAQGVIGFQQYIRSELENGKDVSDLAEKIICKNPDIVLVSQEVGYGVVPVDAFDRKYREAVGRVCTKLAAYSHKVTRVICGIGTVIKDD
- a CDS encoding adenosylcobinamide-GDP ribazoletransferase, with protein sequence MKSLWNNFKVAFAMFSKIPMPRADWTKENMKYMFCFFPFIGTVIGGLTMLVAYLGLRFGYQPGFVTAVLVLVPVFVTGGIHVDGLLDTSDALSSWQERSRRLEILKDSHAGAFAVITAAVYFIAWYGAYSQLFNSAENMRAIGILSLGFMVSRCLSGIGVITFPKAKADGTVAEFSRNSSDVLSRNVLIVYLVLLAAGMILIRPVWGSLAFVGALLIFWYYHHIAMKYFGGTTGDISGFFLCICEVGMALILAVVSNF
- a CDS encoding bifunctional adenosylcobinamide kinase/adenosylcobinamide-phosphate guanylyltransferase; this encodes MLTLVTGGSGSGKSAFAEDRVLSFGDAQRIYIATMHPFDEESHKRIERHQKMRAGKGFETVECYTGLKNVKLPAGCVVLLECMSNLVANEMFEEQGAHDRTVSEVTKGIENLLEQAAHVVIVTNEIFSDAVVFDGDMDSYLEYLGKINQAAAQRADEVVEVIYGIPVFHKSTDTCSNLCK
- the cobT gene encoding nicotinate-nucleotide--dimethylbenzimidazole phosphoribosyltransferase, yielding MTLEEAIAKIKPLDHNAMEIAQKRWDSIAKPLHSLGKLETLLIQIAGITGNAEVDLSRRGLIAMCADNGVVEEGVTQTGQEVTAIVAENFLKYDTSVGVMCKQNHAEIFPVDMGMVTDTKVRTDHKIAYGTQNMTKGPAMTREQAVKGLEAGIDMVRELNDKGYRILATGEMGIGNTTTSSAVASVLLKQPVEEMTGRGAGLTSEGLVRKINAIKKAITLNKPDPEDAIDVLAKVGGLDIAGMAGVFLGGAVYGIPVVMDGFISCVSALIAMRICPAARDYILASHVSKEPAAHLILENMGKEAIIHADMCLGEGTGAVALFPILDLAAAVYHSMSTFDDIHVEQYEELK
- a CDS encoding GtrA family protein, encoding MKQWIRKMYESSVIRYIFFGGCTTMVNLVSFFILRKLKVELNIANIISIILAILFAYVVNSKYVFQDKCETLKDHVQPFCKFVSARLVTMVIEVGGVWLLVSVMGLNDMIGKFLTQFIVLILNYVFSKFFVFTTGKSK
- a CDS encoding glycosyltransferase family 2 protein, yielding MSKLSVVLPAYNEELMVGKTCRVLAEVLTEAKIPYELVVVNDGSGDRTWEEIQKAGERDANVTGVLFSRNFGKEAAIFAGLAQACGDVVAVMDCDLQHPPQTLLEMYRLWQEGYEVIEGVKADRGKEGFLHKECAGFFYDIMSKATKVNMKDASDFKMMDRKAVDSILSMPERNMFFRATSSWVGYKTTSVEFEVQEREAGVSKWSPWSLVKYAFTNIVAFTTFPLQFVTITGAICFVCSLVLMVYSLVQYFTGSAVEGYTTLLMVLLLVGSAMMISLGIIGYYISKIYEEVKRRPRYIISKVIKNGNIQD
- a CDS encoding YfhO family protein, with product MRRFVSRDSKKDFYLLYTLVFGVISFFIYYQFAGNGKSLVWSHDGIPQHLNSLAYYGRYLREVLHTIFVEHKLELPMWDMNIGYGSDILTTLHYYVIGDPLTLLSVFVPENKTEVLYEVLIFLRIYLAGISFSVFCFYHKNPKQATFMGTLIYIFAGWTIYAAMKHPYFSNPMIYLPLVLMGIDKIYKREKPWLFIWATAVSAMSNFYFFYMICIFMFIYAAFRYFGIFSERSVKDVLGWLVKFIGYYAVALMIAAVIFIPVVMTIFGTDRFQAENYVPLLYDKIYYEKYLGDLIGENMIQWGVAGYSAVAMAGVFVLFSRKKKYLDLKLGFGLLNLFLLVPFAGHVLNGFSYVSNRWIWAYGMMIAYIFVKAYPELFTLTVREKKKIFVMTVAYCVLALFAKAARTQRNMAGVLVLVLAVFTVTSFGNIFLQGKYMCGLLSALLVVSIMLNVSYQYSYEKDYLSEFAAEEESLDKLESNTDKAVLAAGDSGVYRYDQYGALPYDNTSMYMGTNSTAYYFSLANSSISDFFSEMYLNTPWEQHYENLDGRTILDRLASVKYFVISGDNFRYLSYGYNKEKGSAGKGKSECRAYENENALPLGYTYDSYIPESEYEKMDVVKKQQALMDGVVLEESTLPEASVDADNENIQYRMETGDGCALSKGAIRVTKEGAQLKLVFHGLTDSENYLIADNLDYDSLSPRELIGNSQWKKMSEYDQNKVLDEDSRWRYWKESKEAAMTVSSNDVTKTIKIFTDKYNAYSGRHDFLCNMGYSRSGVRTMTITFANTGVYTYDKLRVVSQPVQGIEEKTVKLGEEALENVKMGTNEITGDISVSEKKALVLSVPYSKGFTAYVDGKETKLQKANTMFMALELEPGSHEIRLTYCTPYLKAGMLLSVLGLVIYVMLVFRKKK